Proteins encoded in a region of the Psychromicrobium lacuslunae genome:
- a CDS encoding sensor histidine kinase, protein MSPKNQVRSATERTAAVDLTEFSTKRRGPVRRFFFKHPVLMDLTVVLIFLLFSAINTVSSSSEGHLWPLIFSLLMAGLLFFRRRMPLLVLILVSACEILVLLSPPNQPYNSGWGMIFALYAVAAARGARIGFSATAAVSLPLGALMFWAFSWITLPPQFDGIYPWTLWISTVGFMILGNVIATGIGVMIWRDRKHDLEVQEWARRNVSLASANERNRIAREMHDVVAHSLSVMIALSDGAQVALNRSPERAEEALQKLSQTGRGALADMQRVLGVLRREEPVEQVERRPLSRDFDIEGLLAGFRAAGMPLSFSFSGPALPVDSGFQLAVYRIVQESLTNVLRYAQHVSRVEVKISHLHPFVELLVSDDGRAGLPRGASAVRGSGQGLIGMRERAAAYAGEVSAGPRSSGGWLVEARLACPETEVNVARENS, encoded by the coding sequence ATGAGCCCGAAAAACCAGGTGAGGTCGGCGACGGAGCGAACGGCCGCCGTCGACCTCACCGAATTCAGCACTAAGCGCCGCGGCCCGGTCCGGCGCTTCTTTTTCAAGCATCCGGTGCTGATGGACCTCACCGTGGTGCTGATTTTTCTGCTGTTTTCCGCTATTAATACGGTCTCTTCGAGTAGCGAAGGCCATCTCTGGCCATTGATTTTTAGTTTGCTGATGGCCGGGCTTTTGTTTTTCCGGCGCAGGATGCCGTTGCTGGTACTGATCCTGGTCAGTGCCTGTGAAATCTTGGTGCTGCTGAGCCCGCCGAATCAGCCTTACAACAGCGGCTGGGGGATGATCTTCGCGCTTTATGCGGTGGCCGCGGCCCGAGGTGCCCGGATCGGGTTTTCTGCCACCGCGGCGGTAAGCCTGCCGCTTGGCGCGCTGATGTTCTGGGCGTTTTCCTGGATTACGCTGCCGCCACAGTTTGACGGTATCTATCCGTGGACATTATGGATTTCCACCGTTGGTTTCATGATCCTAGGAAATGTCATCGCGACCGGGATTGGGGTGATGATTTGGCGGGATCGCAAGCATGACTTGGAGGTCCAGGAGTGGGCGCGAAGAAATGTCAGCCTGGCTTCGGCGAATGAGCGGAATCGAATTGCCCGCGAGATGCACGATGTGGTGGCGCATTCGCTTTCGGTGATGATTGCCCTTTCGGACGGCGCTCAGGTCGCGCTCAATAGATCACCGGAGCGGGCTGAAGAAGCCTTGCAGAAACTTTCGCAAACCGGTCGTGGCGCGCTCGCCGATATGCAACGCGTGCTTGGCGTCTTGCGACGTGAGGAGCCGGTGGAGCAGGTTGAGCGACGGCCGTTGTCGAGAGACTTCGACATCGAGGGCCTACTCGCCGGATTTCGGGCCGCTGGAATGCCGTTATCGTTTTCCTTTTCGGGTCCCGCGCTGCCAGTGGACTCGGGATTTCAGCTCGCGGTCTACCGGATTGTGCAAGAGTCACTGACCAACGTTCTCCGTTATGCACAGCATGTCTCCCGGGTCGAGGTGAAGATTTCACATCTACATCCGTTCGTCGAGCTCCTGGTCAGCGACGACGGTCGGGCCGGGCTGCCGAGAGGCGCGAGCGCTGTGCGCGGCAGCGGCCAGGGCCTGATCGGCATGCGGGAGCGGGCCGCCGCCTACGCCGGCGAGGTCTCCGCCGGTCCGCGAAGCTCCGGCGGCTGGCTGGTTGAGGCTAGACTGGCGTGCCCGGAGACCGAAGTGAATGTGGCAAGGGAGAACTCATGA
- a CDS encoding response regulator, translating into MKILLVDDQPLLLMGFRLILEGESDFEIVGEAVDGAEAVRLVDSLQPDVVLMDVRMPVMDGIEATRKIVASGASARVIILTTFDLDEYAFAGLQAGASAFLLKNVAPAELVGAVRVVSSGEAVVAPRVTQRLLENFVRATPAIPVSDGSEMGLTSREVEVVRALAEGLSNAEIAHRFYLSEATVKTHVRRILTKLDLRDRVQVVVWAYESGVVVPGSE; encoded by the coding sequence ATGAAAATCCTGCTGGTTGATGATCAGCCGCTCCTGTTAATGGGCTTTCGGCTGATCCTTGAGGGTGAGTCGGATTTTGAGATCGTTGGTGAGGCGGTGGACGGTGCCGAGGCGGTGCGCTTAGTTGACAGCCTGCAACCCGATGTGGTGCTGATGGACGTCCGAATGCCAGTAATGGACGGCATCGAGGCCACCCGCAAGATCGTTGCTTCTGGGGCATCGGCGCGAGTGATTATCTTGACCACTTTTGATTTGGATGAGTATGCCTTCGCCGGCTTGCAAGCTGGTGCCAGTGCCTTTTTGTTGAAAAACGTGGCTCCCGCCGAGTTGGTTGGCGCGGTCCGCGTGGTGTCCAGCGGTGAGGCGGTGGTGGCGCCGCGGGTCACCCAACGATTGCTTGAGAACTTCGTTCGGGCCACCCCGGCTATCCCGGTCTCCGACGGTTCCGAGATGGGGTTGACCTCCCGTGAGGTTGAGGTGGTTCGGGCGCTCGCCGAGGGGTTGTCGAACGCCGAAATCGCTCACCGCTTCTACCTTTCGGAGGCTACCGTGAAGACCCATGTGCGGCGCATCCTGACCAAACTCGATCTGCGTGACCGAGTTCAAGTCGTGGTCTGGGCCTATGAGTCCGGCGTGGTGGTACCGGGGAGCGAATAA